A region of Cucumis melo cultivar AY chromosome 2, USDA_Cmelo_AY_1.0, whole genome shotgun sequence DNA encodes the following proteins:
- the LOC103494197 gene encoding uncharacterized protein LOC103494197 isoform X2 produces MAALPSTAALHVLPHLPLLKPEVPLLYCCSCSSAATTSSTVSTSAAAIHPINPLIHPLLLFDSFDAPIDTQTFLATFSVLVAISLSLFLGLKGGPVPCERCAGNGLIFCKKCGGSGYSRRL; encoded by the exons ATGGCTGCGCTACCTTCTACGGCGGCTCTTCACGTTCTCCCACATCTCCCATTGCTAAAACCTGAAGTTCCTCTTCTTTATTGCTGTTCTTGTTCTTCAGCTGCCACCACTTCCTCCACCGTCTCCACTTCCGCCGCTGCGATTCACCCAATTAACCCTCTTATTCACCCCCTTTTGCTCTTCGACAGCTTCGATGCCCCAATTGACACCCAAACTTTTCTTGCTACTTTCAGTgtcttggttgccatttctctTTCGCTCTTTCTTGGTCTTAAG GGTGGTCCGGTGCCTTGTGAACGTTGTGCTGGAAATG GATTGATCTTCTGCAAAAAGTGTGGGGGTTCTGGATATTCTAGACGGCTTTGA
- the LOC103494197 gene encoding protein BUNDLE SHEATH DEFECTIVE 2, chloroplastic isoform X1 has translation MAALPSTAALHVLPHLPLLKPEVPLLYCCSCSSAATTSSTVSTSAAAIHPINPLIHPLLLFDSFDAPIDTQTFLATFSVLVAISLSLFLGLKGGPVPCERCAGNGGTKCVFCDNGKMQQQSGLIDCKVCKGAGLIFCKKCGGSGYSRRL, from the exons ATGGCTGCGCTACCTTCTACGGCGGCTCTTCACGTTCTCCCACATCTCCCATTGCTAAAACCTGAAGTTCCTCTTCTTTATTGCTGTTCTTGTTCTTCAGCTGCCACCACTTCCTCCACCGTCTCCACTTCCGCCGCTGCGATTCACCCAATTAACCCTCTTATTCACCCCCTTTTGCTCTTCGACAGCTTCGATGCCCCAATTGACACCCAAACTTTTCTTGCTACTTTCAGTgtcttggttgccatttctctTTCGCTCTTTCTTGGTCTTAAG GGTGGTCCGGTGCCTTGTGAACGTTGTGCTGGAAATG GTGGCACAAAATGTGTTTTCTGTGACAATGGTAAGATGCAGCAACAGTCAGGATTAATTGACTGCAAAGTGTGTAAAGGTGCAG GATTGATCTTCTGCAAAAAGTGTGGGGGTTCTGGATATTCTAGACGGCTTTGA
- the LOC103494198 gene encoding kinesin-like protein KIN-12E, with protein MPFLSDTASAIKSRFGFQDHALSSYNPPRGSPDFLKSATKESVAQTSVIRSIGQFNDEDAVSDVTGPSSQCFELREDPSFWKDHNVQVIIRIRPLSSSEVSLQGYGKCVRQESCQTVTWTGHPESRFTFDLVADENVSQEKLFKVAGLPMVDNCVGGYNSCMFAYGQTGSGKTHTMLGDIEGGTRRHSVNCGMTPRVFEYLFTRIQKEKEARKDEKLKYTCRCSFLEIYNEQILDLLDPSSNNLQIREDSKKGVYVENLKEIEVTSARDVLQQLIQGAANRKVASTNMNRASSRSHSVFTCIIESKWESQGVTHHRFARLNLVDLAGSERQKSSGAEGERLKEATNINKSLSTLGLVIMNLVNISNGKSLHVPYRDSKLTFLLQDSLGGNAKTIIIANVSPSSCCSLETLSTLKFAQRAKFIKNNAIVNEDASGDVIAMRLQIQQLKKEVSRLRGLVNGGGDSQDNDSLAVSFPGSPGTLKWEGLYGSMSPLTTGKRMTQRRDYEVALVGAFRREKDKDMALQALTNENQAAMQLAKQREDEIQSLKMRLRFREAGIKRLEAVASGKISAETHLLKEKEEHLKEIEVLKNQVDRNQEVTRFAMENLRLKEEIRRLKSFYEEGEREMTHDQIMVLENKLLEALDWKLMHESDPSSIQKGNSDMMADDENFLITNQERVSPWKSSIKEENEFLRMQAIHNQDEVDTLRKKLEQCLEEKEKLKRHVDELVAKFGTKEYTGPMDGANQVELPLASTDTSTINFSDQVELKTMVDAIAAASQREANAHETAIALSKENDELRMKLRVLIEDNNKLIELYETATSECKYENVETAQNDAKVVEISNEKEAHEKAVERLQQQLVEMHEENDKLMSLYEEAMQEKNELTKMLSSLECRKVDTRGESACIEKFVEVDDGMNKACIETLKPNDVQNLICQSAPPEMEMLDGAEESNESTQSQENSIEEQNDGLGVELCSDINFIVKGGSGLDEEGKSVEEKYMSILDNTEQMDVGTPMEIEQPALIVEMLPEDLSIIRKKLEKADEQLSDSTTTVTILSSLEKMIIEADKLSKQVEVVEDEVQLKQKEIESFKLALSKKQESRDLAQNKFCALRYSLTNFSSSIFYFEQRETRARVRADASKTYLDQKKKELAFLQARKEEIETRHVKIQQSEVELKSNLASLKSKLDEESQKQENDKVLFAIDNIEKTDSQPKNWQFAGRATDLLKSAEEKTKLQNEMRLAKEELGVIRKELEDLTRKSKKVDCDIKAVQLEVQKASRSVDEMELAFQGVINEKETLLETQDVGIKEFENIILECQECMFEAGLKEAEIKILEEELQMEHRRMEELVIAKSVSVQKMMQLLEDNGRNSCFLSEKMEEMLKGIRSSVMEARLLLGEGNLQHS; from the exons ATGCCGTTCTTATCGGACACGGCCAGTGCAATCAAGAGCAGGTTCGGgtttcaggatcatgcattGAGCAGCTATAATCCTCCACGGGGTTCACCGGATTTTCTTAAATCGGCGACCAAGGAGAGTGTCGCTCAGACTTCGGTTATACGGAGTATTGGTCAGTTCAACGATGAAGATGCAGTCAGTGATGTTACTGGACCGTCGAGCCAGTGCTTTGAGCTTCGTGAAGATCCATCGTTCTGGAAGGATCACAATGTGCAG GTGATCATAAGGATTCGTCCACTTAGTAGTTCAGAAGTATCTTTGCAAGGCTATGGAAAATGCGTTAGGCAAGAAAGTTGTCAGACTGTTACGTGGACAGGGCATCCTGAATCACGCTTTACATTTGATTTAGTTGCAGATGAGAATGTTAGCCAG GAGAAGCTTTTCAAAGTTGCTGGTTTACCCATGGTGGATAACTGTGTAGGAGGCTACAACAGTTGCATGTTTGCATATGGCCAA ACTGGAAGTGGAAAGACTCATACCATGCTTGGGGATATTGAGGGAGGTACACGAAGGCACAGTGTCAACTGTGGGATGACGCCTAGGGTATTTGAATACTTATTCACGAGAATCCAAAAG GAAAAAGAGGCTCGGAAAGATGAGAAGCTGAAGTACACTTGTAGATGCTCATTTTTGGAAATATATAACGAACAGATACTTGATCTTCTAGACCCATCATCTAACAACTTACAG ATTAGAGAAGACAGTAAGAAAGGAGTTTATGTAGAGAATCTGAAAGAGATAGAAGTTACAAGTGCACGAGATGTTCTTCAGCAGCTTATTCAG GGTGCTGCAAACAGAAAGGTGGCATCCACCAATATGAATCGTGCTAGCAGTCGTTCCCATAGTGTATTTACATGCATCATTGAAAGTAAG tGGGAATCCCAAGGCGTAACTCACCATCGTTTTGCTCGACTTAATCTTGTTGATTTAGCCGGATCTGAAAG GCAGAAGAGTTCTGGAGCTGAAGGTGAGCGTCTTAAGGAAGCTACTAATATCAACAAATCACTTTCTACATTAGG GCTTGTGATAATGAACCTAGTGAACATATCCAATGGAAAGTCACTTCACGTACCTTACAGGGACTCCAAGCTTACATTTCTGCTTCAG GATTCTTTGGGAGGAAATGCAAAAACGATCATAATTGCAAATGTCAGTCCTTCAAGCTG CTGTTCTTTGGAAACGCTAAGCACGTTGAAGTTTGCACAACGAGCTAAATTTATAAAGAACAAT GCAATTGTGAACGAAGATGCTTCTGGAGATGTAATTGCCATGAGGCTACAGATTCAACAACTTAAG AAAGAAGTTTCCAGGTTGCGGGGTTTAGTTAATGGAGGAGGAGACAGTCAAGATAACGATAGTTTAGCTGTAAGCTTCCCGGGATCTCCAGGAACCTTAAAATGGGAAGGACTATACGGATCAATGAGTCCTCTTACAACTGGGAAAAGGATGACTCAG AGGAGAGACTATGAAGTTGCCCTTGTTGGGGCCTTCAGAAGGGAAAAGGACAAGGACATGGCGTTGCAAGCATTGACTAACGAAAATCAGGCAGCGATGCAACTG GCCAAGCAAAGAGAGGATGAAATACAAAGTCTTAAAATGAGACTAAGGTTTCGAGAAGCAGGAATAAAAAGGTTGGAAGCAGTTGCTTCTGGAAAGATCTCTGCAGAAACACACTTGCTGAAAGAAAAGGAGGAACATTTGAAGGAGATTGAGGTTTTGAAAAATCAGGTTGATAGGAACCAAGAGGTGACCAGATTTGCTATGGAAAACCTGCGGTtgaaggaagaaattagaag GTTGAAGTCATTTTATGAAGAGGGCGAACGAGAGATGACACACGACCAGATCATGGTATTGGAGAACAAG TTACTAGAAGCACTTGATTGGAAACTAATGCATGAATCAGATCCCTCGTCAATCCAG AAAGGAAATTCAGACATGATGGCAGACGATGAAAACTTTCTTATTACCAATCAG GAGCGAGTATCACCATGGAAATCTTCAATTAAAGAGGAGAACGAATTCCTTCGCATGCAG GCAATTCATAACCAAGACGAAGTGGATACACTTCGCAAGAAACTCGAACAATGTCtcgaagaaaaagaaaagctgAAAAG GCATGTAGATGAATTGGTAGCAAAATTCGGGACTAAGGAGTATACTGGACCTATGGATGGAGCTAATCAAGTTGAGCTTCCTTTGGCATCAACTGACACATCTACCATCAATTTTAGCGACCAAGTGGAGTTAAAGACGATGGTCGATGCCATTGCTGCAGCCAGCCAAAGAGAAGCAAATGCTCATGAAACAGCGATAGCCTTGTCTAAAGAGAATGATGAACTGCGGATGAAGCTAAGAGTTTTAATAGAGGATAACAATAAACTCATCGAACTGTATGAAACGGCAACTTCTGAGTGCAAGTACGAAAATGTTGAAACTGCACAGAATGATGCTAAAGTGGTCGAAATTTCCAATGAAAAAGAGGCTCATGAGAAAGCGGTTGAAAGGCTACAACAACAGCTAGTTGAAATGCACGAGGAAAATGATAAGTTAATGAGTTTGTATGAAGAGGCCATGCAAGAGAAAAATGAGCTCACAAAGATGCTTTCTTCTTTAGAATGCAGAAAAGTTGACACCAGAGGAGAATCCGCTTGCATTGAGAAGTTTGTTGAAGTTGATGATGGGATGAACAAGGCATGCATCGAAACTCTCAAACCCAATGACGTGCAAAATTTGATCTGTCAATCTGCACCACCTGAAATGGAAATGCTCGATGGAGCGGAAGAGAGCAACGAGTCCACTCAAAGCCAAGAAAATTCTATTGAAGAGCAAAACGATGGTCTTGGTGTAGAATTATGTTCCGACATAAATTTCATTGTGAAGGGAGGGAGTGGGTTGGATGAAGAAGGCAAGTCTGTTGAAGAGAAATATATGTCTATTTTGGATAATACAGAGCAGATGGATGTTGGAACTCCTATGGAAATTGAACAACCAGCTCTTATCGTAGAAATGTTACCAGAAGATTTAAGTATAATCCGAAAGAAGCTTGAAAAAGCAGATGAACAGCTTTCAGATTCAACCACAACTGTCACTATTTTAAGTTCACTTGAGAAGATGATAATTGAGGCCGATAAACTCTCAAAACAGGTTGAAGTTGTGGAAGATGAAGTACAGTTAAAGCAGAAGGAGATTGAATCCTTTAAACTCGCCTTATCAAAAAAGCAAGAAAGTAGAGATCTTGCACAGAATAAGTTCTGTGCTTTGAGATATTCTCTAACCAACTTCTCAtcttcaatattttattttgaacaACGGGAAACAAGGGCAAGAGTAAGGGCAGATGCTTCAAAAACTTATTTGGACCAGAAGAAAAAAGAGTTGGCCTTCCTTCAAGCACGCAAAGAAGAAATCGAGACTCGACATGTAAAGATTCAACAATCTGAAGTGGAACTGAAAAGCAACCTTGCAAGCTTAAAATCTAAATTAGATGAAGAAAGTCAAAAACAGGAAAATGACAAGGTCCTCTTCGCAATAGATAATATTGAAAAAACAGATTCCCAACCAAAGAACTGGCAGTTTGCCGGTCGAGCCACGGATTTACTCAAGTCTGCTGAAGAGAAAACTAAGTTGCAAAATGAAATGAGGCTAGCTAAAGAAGAACTTGGGGTCATAAGAAAGGAACTTGAAGATTTGACGAGGAAATCAAAAAAGGTTGATTGTGATATTAAAGCTGTTCAATTGGAGGTACAGAAGGCTTCAAGGTCGGTCGACGAGATGGAACTTGCATTTCAGGGGGTAATCAATGAGAAGGAGACGCTGTTGGAAACTCAGGATGTTGgaataaaagaatttgagaacaTTATTTTGGAGTGCCAAGAGTGCATGTTTGAAGCAGGTCTGAAGGAGGCAGAGATCAAAATTTTGGAAGAAGAACTGCAGATGGAGCATAGAAGGATGGAGGAATTGGTAATTGCAAAGTCTGTATCCGTCCAAAAGATGATGCAATTATTAGAAGATAACGGGCGTAACTCATGCTTCTTATCtgaaaaaatggaagaaatgttGAAAGGCATTCGTTCTTCGGTTATGGAGGCAAGATTATTGTTAGGGGAGGGAAATCTACAACACAGTTAA